From Ipomoea triloba cultivar NCNSP0323 chromosome 5, ASM357664v1, the proteins below share one genomic window:
- the LOC116019733 gene encoding uncharacterized protein LOC116019733, whose translation MSSWLCAPAPHIHFHPPYSDSALLFHKRIRFSMSQLFIRNSNSGRCKRIKVGSFNDNSISNQPERSGIQLYRDIERLLTDTVKQSQDAWGTSKDWKEVEGAWVLGPINTKPRLIVHFVGGIFVGAAPQLTYRLFLERLVEKDILVIATPYASGFDHFFIADEVQFKFDRCLRFLQETVQDLPIFGIGHSLGSVIHLLIGSRYAVQRSGNILMSFNNKEASLAIPLFSPVLVPMAQSIGPFLSQIATSPTVRLGAEMTLKQLETLSPPIMKQVLPLVEQLPPLYMDLINGRENFVPRPEETRRLIKSYYGISRNLLIKFKDDTIDETSVLAQLLSTDSAISSMLDMSIRSLPGDHGLPLHQALPDVPPAMTDAVNKSGELLANFAAGTPWETFAKEVGNTFGVDSNILRAEVSKELDLLVDVTTSWMVSNSGPKLLRS comes from the exons ATGAGCAGTTGGCTATGCGCGCCGGCGCCGCATATTCATTTTCATCCCCCCTACAGCGACTCCGCTCTGTTATTTCACAAACGGATCCGTTTCAGTATGTCTCAGTTGTTTATCAGAAATAGTAATTCTGGGCGTTGCAAAAGAATCAAAGTTGGCAGCTTTAATGATAACAGTATAAGCAATCAACCGGAAAGAAGCGGAATTCAGCTTTACCGAGATATTGAAAG ATTACTTACAGATACGGTGAAGCAATCTCAAGATGCTTGGGGAACCTCAAAAGACTGGAAGGAAGTTGAG GGAGCATGGGTATTGGGACCAATAAATACAAAGCCAAGGCTGATTGTACACTTCGTTGGAGGCATTTTTGTAGGGGCTGCTCCTCAGCTTACCTACCGCTTATTCCTAGAGCGCCTGGTTGAAAA GGATATATTGGTGATTGCTACGCCTTATGCTAGTGGTTTTGACCACTTCTTCATTGCAGATGAAGTGCAGTTCAAATTTGATAGGTGTCTTAGATTTCTCCAGGAAACA GTACAAGATCTTCCTATTTTTGGCATTGGCCACTCGTTGGGGTCTGTTATTCACCTTTTGATTG GCTCAAGATATGCTGTTCAGAGAAGTGGGAACATATTAATGTCATTTAACAATAAG GAAGCTAGCCTTGCAATTCCATTGTTCTCACCCGTCCTTGTCCCGATGGCTCAAAGCATTGGACCATTTCTTTCACAGATTGCAACTTCACCAACAGTTCGTCTTGGG GCAGAGATGACTCTAAAGCAGCTAGAGACTCTTAGCCCTCCCATTATGAAGCAAGTACTTCCGCTGGTTGAGCAACTTCCTCCTCTGTACATGGACTTAATTAATGGAAGAGAAAATTTTGTTCCAAGACCTGAAGAAACAAGAAGACTG ATAAAGTCTTACTATGGCATTTCAAGGAATCTTTTGATAAAGTTCAAAGATGATACAATTGATGAAACTTCTGTACTAGCTCAGTTGCTTAGTACAGATTCTGCTATCAGTTCAATGCTGGATATGTCTATTCGATCTCTACCAGGAGACCATGGGCTTCCTTTACACCAG GCTCTCCCAGATGTACCCCCTGCAATGACAGATGCTGTTAACAAGAGCGGAGAGCTTTTGGCAAATTTTGCTGCTGGAACGCCATGGGAAACCTTTGCTAAAGAAGTAGGCAATACTTTTGGTGTAGACTCGAATATCCTTCGTGCTGAGGTTTCAAAAGAGCTAGACCTGCTTGTAGATGTAACAACATCTTGGATGGTTTCAAATTCTGGACCGAAACTTTTACGCAGCTGA